One genomic window of Niveibacterium sp. SC-1 includes the following:
- the murF gene encoding UDP-N-acetylmuramoyl-tripeptide--D-alanyl-D-alanine ligase: MRTELAELALGIGAVLHGADATVAGVSTDSRGIAAGQLFVALRGERFDGHEFVAAVASAGAAGAVVDASFELPAQLPLSLLVVDDTRLALGRMAAWWRAKFDLPLIGVTGSNGKTTVKEMCAAILRAQFGDAGVLATVGNLNNDIGMPQMLLRLNLDHRAAVIEMGMNHPGEIGYLTQIARPTVALVNNAQRAHLEGMGGLDAVALEKGEIYAGLGKDGVAVINADDAHATTWRDMNTQRSVLEFGLGAADVQAQFVVSGLGSEVTLRAPQGECRFLLKVPGAHNVRNAAAAAAACLAAGVPLAAVEEGLSQYVGTKGRLQIRAGENGSTVLDDSYNANPDSMRAGVDVLAMTPGRKLFVFGDMGEIGDRAAQYHDEIGGYAKSQGVDMLFALGEHAEVAARNFGEGSAHFDSVEALVQALRRELAPGVVVLVKGSRFMKMERVADAIALKD, encoded by the coding sequence ATGAGGACCGAACTCGCGGAACTCGCACTGGGCATCGGCGCAGTGCTGCACGGAGCAGACGCGACTGTCGCCGGCGTGAGCACGGACAGCCGCGGTATCGCAGCCGGGCAACTCTTCGTCGCCCTGCGCGGCGAACGCTTCGATGGCCATGAATTCGTCGCCGCGGTGGCGTCGGCCGGCGCCGCGGGCGCGGTCGTCGATGCGTCCTTCGAACTGCCTGCGCAGCTGCCGCTCTCCCTGCTAGTGGTGGACGACACCCGTCTCGCCCTGGGTCGCATGGCGGCCTGGTGGCGCGCCAAGTTCGACTTGCCACTCATCGGCGTGACCGGTAGCAACGGCAAGACCACGGTCAAGGAAATGTGCGCCGCGATTCTGCGCGCCCAGTTCGGCGATGCAGGTGTGCTGGCTACGGTCGGCAACCTCAACAATGACATCGGGATGCCGCAGATGCTGCTGCGCCTGAATCTCGATCACCGCGCGGCCGTGATCGAGATGGGCATGAACCACCCCGGTGAGATCGGCTATCTCACCCAGATTGCGCGGCCCACGGTGGCACTGGTGAACAACGCGCAGCGTGCCCACCTGGAAGGCATGGGCGGCCTGGATGCGGTGGCGCTGGAAAAGGGCGAGATCTACGCGGGGCTGGGCAAGGACGGCGTCGCCGTGATCAACGCCGACGACGCGCACGCCACCACCTGGCGTGACATGAACACCCAGCGCAGCGTGCTGGAGTTCGGCCTAGGCGCGGCTGATGTGCAAGCCCAGTTCGTGGTCTCGGGGCTGGGCTCCGAAGTGACGCTGCGCGCCCCTCAGGGTGAATGCCGCTTCCTGCTCAAGGTGCCTGGCGCGCACAACGTACGCAATGCCGCTGCCGCTGCCGCCGCCTGTCTCGCCGCGGGCGTGCCCCTGGCGGCGGTGGAAGAGGGCCTGTCGCAGTACGTCGGGACCAAGGGGCGCCTGCAGATCCGCGCCGGCGAGAACGGCAGCACCGTGCTCGACGACAGCTACAACGCCAACCCCGATTCCATGCGCGCCGGCGTCGACGTGCTGGCGATGACACCGGGCCGCAAGCTCTTCGTTTTCGGCGACATGGGCGAGATCGGCGATCGCGCCGCGCAGTACCACGACGAGATCGGCGGCTACGCCAAGAGCCAGGGTGTGGACATGCTGTTCGCGCTGGGCGAGCACGCCGAAGTGGCCGCGCGCAACTTCGGCGAGGGCAGTGCGCATTTCGACAGCGTCGAAGCGCTGGTCCAGGCGCTGCGCCGTGAACTCGCACCCGGCGTGGTGGTCCTGGTCAAGGGCTCCCGCTTCATGAAGATGGAACGCGTCGCCGATGCGATCGCGTTGAAGGACTGA
- the mraY gene encoding phospho-N-acetylmuramoyl-pentapeptide-transferase, producing the protein MLLELFRWLGQDVRAFNVFGYITLRTMLAALTALVISFIAGPPVIRWLAAKKIGQAVRDDGPKSHLTKAGTPTMGGALVLIAIGITTLLWGDLRNQYVWVVLLTTLGFGAVGWVDDWRKVVHRDPKGLASRWKYLWTSAVALAAAIYLALSASVPAQTELIVPFFKSVAYPLGVLGFIVLSYFTINGTSHAVNLTDGLDGLAIMPAVMVSAALAVFAYVAGHVGFSKYLGVPYVQGAGELAVFCGALCGAGLGFLWFNAYPAEVFMGDVGALALGAALGTVAVIVRQEIVLLIMGGLFVAEALSVMLQVAYFRWTGGKRIFRMAPLHHHYELGGWKETQVVVRFWIITLMLVLFGLSTLKLR; encoded by the coding sequence ATGCTGCTCGAGCTTTTCCGCTGGCTGGGCCAGGACGTGCGTGCGTTCAACGTGTTCGGCTATATCACCTTGCGCACGATGCTCGCCGCTCTGACTGCACTGGTGATCTCCTTCATCGCGGGGCCGCCGGTGATCCGCTGGCTGGCCGCCAAGAAGATCGGCCAGGCGGTGCGTGACGACGGTCCCAAGTCGCACCTGACCAAGGCCGGTACGCCGACCATGGGCGGCGCGCTGGTCCTGATCGCCATCGGCATCACCACCCTGCTGTGGGGCGATCTGCGCAATCAATACGTGTGGGTGGTGCTGCTCACGACCCTGGGTTTTGGCGCCGTGGGCTGGGTGGACGATTGGCGCAAGGTCGTGCATCGCGATCCCAAGGGCCTGGCTTCACGCTGGAAGTATCTGTGGACTTCCGCGGTCGCGCTGGCGGCGGCGATCTACCTGGCGCTCTCCGCCAGCGTGCCGGCACAGACCGAACTGATCGTGCCCTTCTTCAAGTCGGTGGCCTATCCGCTCGGCGTGCTCGGCTTCATCGTGCTCTCCTACTTCACGATCAACGGCACCAGCCATGCAGTGAACCTCACCGACGGTCTCGACGGTCTCGCGATCATGCCCGCGGTGATGGTGAGCGCCGCACTCGCGGTCTTCGCCTATGTCGCCGGCCACGTGGGTTTCTCCAAGTATCTCGGCGTGCCCTATGTGCAGGGCGCGGGCGAGCTTGCGGTCTTCTGCGGGGCGCTGTGCGGCGCGGGCCTGGGCTTCCTCTGGTTCAACGCCTATCCGGCCGAAGTCTTCATGGGTGACGTCGGTGCGCTCGCCCTGGGTGCAGCGCTGGGCACCGTGGCGGTGATCGTGCGCCAGGAAATCGTGCTGCTGATCATGGGTGGCCTCTTCGTCGCCGAAGCGCTGTCGGTGATGCTGCAGGTCGCCTACTTCCGCTGGACCGGGGGCAAACGCATCTTTCGCATGGCGCCGCTGCATCACCACTACGAACTCGGTGGCTGGAAGGAGACGCAGGTCGTGGTGCGCTTCTGGATCATCACCCTGATGCTGGTTCTGTTCGGCCTCTCCACGCTGAAGCTGCGCTGA
- the murD gene encoding UDP-N-acetylmuramoyl-L-alanine--D-glutamate ligase gives MDAFLNLRDAAVLVLGLGESGLAMVRHCWRQGARVRVADSRETPPGVAALQALEGVEVITGAFDTGLLDGIEIVAISPGIAVHEPVVKEAAARGLPVVGEIELFAQALHADGQEARVIAITGTNGKTTSTSLMGALCRAAGFETAVAGNISPAALDEWMRREDAGSIAQIWVLELSSFQLETTHSLAADAASVLNVTDDHLDRHGDMDEYGLAKARIFQGRGAQVLNRGDARVMDMRLQGRRALSFGLDAPAGEDDFGLRDHAGERWLARGQVLLMRRAELPLAGDHNVENALAALALGQALDLSLERMCAALASFRGLPHRVEPVARREDGVVFIDDSKGTNVGATVAALKGLGRKVVLIAGGDGKGQDFTPLAEVFSRHARAVVLIGRDAQRIADAVAGCGVPLHFAADMQAAVEEANRLAMAGDVVLLSPACASLDMFRNYAHRAEVFCGAVRSLPGVHSE, from the coding sequence ATGGACGCGTTCCTGAACCTTCGCGACGCAGCAGTGCTGGTGCTCGGACTCGGTGAGTCCGGCCTGGCCATGGTGCGGCACTGCTGGCGGCAAGGCGCACGGGTGCGCGTCGCCGACTCGCGCGAGACGCCGCCCGGCGTCGCGGCCCTGCAGGCGCTCGAAGGCGTTGAGGTCATCACCGGTGCCTTCGACACCGGCCTGCTCGACGGCATTGAAATCGTGGCAATCAGCCCGGGCATCGCGGTCCATGAACCCGTGGTGAAGGAAGCAGCCGCGCGCGGCCTGCCCGTCGTCGGCGAGATCGAACTCTTCGCCCAGGCCCTGCATGCGGACGGCCAGGAAGCCCGCGTCATCGCCATCACCGGCACCAACGGCAAGACGACGAGCACCTCGCTGATGGGGGCACTCTGTCGTGCCGCGGGATTCGAGACCGCAGTCGCCGGCAATATCAGTCCCGCTGCGCTGGATGAATGGATGCGCCGCGAGGACGCCGGCAGCATCGCGCAGATCTGGGTGCTCGAACTTTCCAGCTTCCAGCTGGAGACCACGCACAGTCTCGCCGCCGATGCCGCCAGCGTGCTCAACGTGACCGACGACCACCTCGATCGCCACGGCGACATGGACGAGTACGGCCTCGCCAAGGCACGCATCTTCCAGGGGCGCGGCGCGCAAGTGCTCAATCGCGGCGATGCGCGCGTGATGGACATGCGTCTGCAAGGTCGCCGTGCGTTGAGCTTCGGTCTGGATGCGCCCGCGGGTGAAGACGATTTCGGCTTGCGCGACCACGCCGGCGAACGCTGGCTCGCGCGAGGCCAGGTGCTGCTGATGCGCCGCGCCGAACTGCCGCTCGCGGGCGATCACAACGTCGAGAACGCGCTCGCTGCGCTGGCGCTCGGCCAGGCTCTGGATCTGTCGCTGGAGCGCATGTGCGCAGCACTCGCGAGCTTCCGCGGTCTGCCGCACCGGGTGGAGCCGGTGGCGCGCCGCGAGGACGGCGTGGTCTTCATCGACGACTCCAAGGGCACGAACGTCGGCGCAACCGTCGCCGCGCTCAAGGGCCTGGGTCGCAAAGTGGTGCTGATCGCCGGCGGCGATGGCAAGGGCCAGGACTTCACGCCGCTTGCCGAGGTGTTCTCGCGCCATGCGCGCGCCGTGGTGCTGATTGGCCGCGATGCGCAGCGTATCGCCGACGCGGTTGCCGGCTGTGGCGTGCCGCTGCATTTCGCGGCCGACATGCAGGCCGCCGTGGAAGAAGCCAACCGGCTTGCCATGGCGGGGGACGTCGTGCTGCTCTCGCCGGCCTGCGCCAGCCTCGACATGTTCCGCAACTATGCCCACCGTGCCGAAGTGTTCTGTGGCGCGGTGCGCTCGCTTCCCGGAGTACACAGCGAATGA
- the ftsW gene encoding putative lipid II flippase FtsW, protein MKLRARLAGFMATPEPALPMGNHAASRAVGRLVGGPQAAPRELDPLLIWSGAALLLFGLVMVFSASIATAEGSRYTAYQPTFFLVRHVVFLLIGLVAGAIVFQVPVNTLQKAAPVLFGVGVFLLIAVLIPHIGREVNGARRWIGFGFANLQPSELMKVAVALYAADYTVRKLAEMKSFRRAFLPMAGMVLFVGFLLLREPDFGAFVVITAIAFGVLFLGGINARIFVLLIVVAIIGFVLLIWLSPYRRERILGFMDPWQDAFGKGYQLSHALIAFGRGEWTGVGLGASVEKLFYLPEAHTDFLLAVVAEELGFAGVLTVIALFAILVHRCFAIGRQAHQLERHFAGLVAQGFGIWAGVQSFINMGVNMGLLPTKGLTLPMMSFGGSGILANCVTLAILLRIDWENRQMMRGGR, encoded by the coding sequence ATGAAGCTGCGAGCCCGCCTGGCCGGTTTCATGGCCACCCCCGAGCCCGCGCTGCCGATGGGCAACCACGCAGCCAGCCGCGCCGTGGGCCGTCTCGTGGGCGGACCACAGGCCGCCCCGCGCGAACTCGACCCTCTGCTGATCTGGAGTGGCGCCGCGCTGCTGCTCTTTGGCCTGGTGATGGTCTTCTCGGCCTCGATCGCCACCGCTGAAGGCAGCCGCTACACCGCCTACCAGCCGACATTCTTCCTGGTGCGGCACGTGGTCTTCCTGCTGATCGGCCTGGTCGCCGGTGCGATCGTCTTCCAGGTGCCGGTTAACACCTTGCAGAAGGCCGCGCCCGTCCTCTTTGGTGTCGGCGTGTTCCTGCTGATCGCGGTGCTGATCCCGCACATCGGTCGCGAGGTGAACGGCGCACGTCGCTGGATCGGCTTCGGCTTCGCCAACCTGCAGCCCTCCGAGCTGATGAAGGTCGCCGTGGCGCTCTACGCGGCCGACTACACGGTGCGCAAGCTCGCCGAGATGAAGAGCTTCCGCCGGGCCTTCCTGCCGATGGCGGGCATGGTGCTTTTCGTCGGCTTCCTGCTGCTGCGTGAGCCGGACTTCGGCGCTTTCGTGGTGATCACGGCGATCGCCTTCGGCGTGCTCTTCCTGGGCGGTATCAACGCGCGGATCTTCGTGCTGCTGATCGTCGTGGCGATCATCGGCTTCGTGCTCCTGATCTGGCTCTCGCCCTATCGCCGCGAGCGCATCCTGGGCTTCATGGATCCCTGGCAGGACGCCTTCGGCAAGGGCTACCAGCTCTCCCATGCGCTGATCGCGTTCGGTCGCGGCGAATGGACCGGGGTCGGCCTGGGCGCCAGCGTCGAGAAGCTCTTCTATCTGCCCGAAGCGCACACCGACTTCCTGCTTGCCGTGGTCGCCGAGGAGCTCGGCTTCGCCGGTGTGCTCACCGTGATCGCGCTCTTCGCGATCCTGGTGCATCGCTGCTTCGCGATCGGCCGCCAGGCGCACCAGCTCGAACGCCACTTCGCAGGTCTCGTCGCCCAGGGCTTCGGTATCTGGGCGGGCGTGCAGTCCTTCATCAACATGGGCGTGAACATGGGGCTGCTGCCGACCAAGGGCCTGACCTTGCCGATGATGAGTTTCGGCGGCTCGGGCATCCTCGCCAACTGCGTGACCCTGGCGATCCTGCTACGGATCGACTGGGAGAACCGGCAGATGATGCGGGGAGGGCGCTGA
- the murG gene encoding undecaprenyldiphospho-muramoylpentapeptide beta-N-acetylglucosaminyltransferase, whose protein sequence is MGAVPRTLMVMAGGTGGHIFPGLAVADAMRRRGWQVSWLGTAHGMENELVPRAGVEMDTIAFAGLRGKGLMHSLKGALALVKSFFSTSAILRRRKPDVLIGMGGYVTVPGGVMARLSGRPLALVNADAAPLLSNRLLAPFARRVLFGFAGEFGGLAAKAIVTGNPVRREIAALAAPDVRYADRSGVLRILVVGGSLGARVLNEAVPLALAKFEPALRPQVTHQAGKAHGAALREAYALAGVEAELVDFIDDMPRRLAEADLVICRAGAITVAELAVAGVASVLVPFLASTTSHQRDNAVYFAKSGAAIHLPQTELSAERLAEILRTTDRARCLEMATAARALGRPDATERIADILSELAEAGR, encoded by the coding sequence ATGGGCGCTGTGCCGCGCACCCTCATGGTGATGGCCGGCGGTACCGGCGGCCACATCTTCCCCGGTCTCGCGGTGGCGGACGCGATGCGTCGTCGCGGCTGGCAGGTGAGCTGGCTGGGCACGGCGCACGGCATGGAGAACGAACTCGTGCCGCGTGCGGGCGTGGAGATGGACACCATTGCCTTCGCGGGCCTGCGCGGCAAGGGGCTCATGCATTCGCTCAAGGGCGCGCTCGCGCTGGTAAAGAGCTTCTTCTCCACCTCCGCCATCCTGCGCCGACGCAAGCCGGATGTGCTGATCGGCATGGGCGGCTATGTCACGGTGCCCGGCGGCGTGATGGCGCGTCTCTCGGGCCGCCCGCTGGCGCTGGTGAATGCCGACGCGGCGCCCTTGCTTTCCAACCGCCTGCTGGCACCTTTCGCCCGACGCGTGCTCTTCGGATTCGCCGGTGAATTCGGCGGACTCGCCGCGAAGGCCATTGTCACCGGAAATCCGGTGCGTCGTGAGATCGCCGCATTGGCCGCTCCCGACGTGCGCTACGCGGACCGCAGCGGTGTGCTGCGCATCCTGGTCGTCGGCGGCAGTCTGGGCGCGCGCGTGCTCAACGAGGCCGTTCCGCTCGCGCTGGCGAAGTTCGAGCCGGCGCTGCGTCCGCAGGTGACGCACCAGGCGGGCAAGGCGCACGGCGCGGCCCTGCGCGAGGCCTATGCGCTGGCGGGCGTCGAGGCCGAGCTGGTCGACTTCATCGACGACATGCCGCGGCGCCTGGCCGAGGCCGATCTCGTGATCTGCCGTGCTGGTGCGATCACCGTGGCGGAACTCGCGGTGGCGGGCGTCGCCAGCGTGCTCGTGCCTTTCCTGGCTTCGACGACCTCGCATCAGCGCGACAACGCGGTGTACTTCGCCAAGTCAGGCGCCGCGATTCATCTGCCGCAGACCGAATTGTCGGCCGAGCGCCTCGCGGAAATCCTGCGTACGACCGACCGCGCGCGCTGCCTCGAAATGGCCACGGCCGCCCGCGCGCTGGGCCGTCCGGACGCGACCGAGCGGATCGCCGACATCCTCAGTGAACTGGCAGAGGCGGGGCGATGA
- the murC gene encoding UDP-N-acetylmuramate--L-alanine ligase produces MKHKIKRIHFVGIGGAGMSGIAEVLANLGYRVSGSDLAESATTRRLADMGIRIAIGHDEANIADADAIVTSTAVQRENPEVRAARARQIPVVPRAQMLAELMRLKQGIAIAGTHGKTTTTSLAASCLAEGGLDPTFVIGGRLNSAGANARLGTGEFLVAEADESDASFLMLSPVVSVVTNIDADHMETYGHDFGRLKHAFIDFINRLPFYGVAVLCVDDPNVREILPFVSKQVIRYGLDPRAQLRAEDVRAEGGRMHFTAVRENGRIERFPVTLNLPGMHNVLNALAAIAVASEVGVPDAAIAKALAEFRGVGRRFQRYGEVALDAGGSFTLIDDYGHHPVEMAATLAAARGAFPDRRLVLAFQPHRFTRTRDCFEDFVRVLGTVDALLLAEVYAAGEAPIVAADGRSLARALRVAGKTEPVFVEDIGEMPARIKEVARDGDVVITMGAGSIGGIPARLAQN; encoded by the coding sequence GTGAAGCACAAGATCAAGCGCATCCATTTCGTGGGCATCGGCGGCGCCGGCATGAGCGGCATCGCCGAGGTGCTGGCCAATCTCGGCTACCGCGTGAGCGGGTCGGATCTGGCCGAGAGCGCGACCACGCGCCGGCTTGCCGACATGGGCATCCGCATCGCCATCGGCCACGACGAAGCCAACATCGCCGACGCGGACGCGATCGTCACCTCGACCGCGGTACAGCGCGAAAACCCCGAGGTGCGCGCCGCGCGCGCGCGCCAGATTCCCGTCGTGCCGCGTGCGCAGATGCTCGCCGAGCTGATGCGCTTGAAGCAGGGCATCGCGATCGCCGGCACGCACGGCAAGACCACGACCACCAGCCTCGCGGCGAGCTGTCTGGCCGAAGGTGGCCTGGACCCGACCTTCGTGATCGGGGGGCGGCTGAATTCGGCCGGTGCCAATGCACGTCTGGGCACGGGCGAATTCCTGGTGGCGGAGGCCGACGAATCGGACGCTTCCTTCCTGATGCTCAGCCCGGTGGTCTCGGTGGTGACCAACATCGACGCTGACCACATGGAGACCTACGGCCACGACTTCGGCCGTCTCAAGCACGCCTTCATCGACTTCATCAACCGGCTGCCTTTCTACGGTGTCGCCGTGCTCTGCGTCGACGACCCGAACGTGCGCGAGATCCTGCCCTTCGTCTCCAAGCAGGTGATCCGCTACGGCCTCGATCCGAGGGCGCAACTGCGCGCCGAGGACGTGCGCGCCGAGGGCGGCCGCATGCACTTCACCGCGGTGCGCGAGAACGGTCGCATCGAGCGCTTCCCGGTCACGCTGAACCTGCCGGGCATGCACAACGTGCTCAACGCACTGGCCGCGATCGCCGTGGCGAGCGAAGTCGGCGTGCCCGATGCCGCCATCGCCAAGGCGCTGGCCGAATTCCGCGGTGTCGGCCGGCGCTTCCAGCGCTACGGCGAAGTGGCCCTGGACGCGGGCGGCAGCTTCACCCTGATCGACGACTACGGTCACCACCCGGTGGAAATGGCGGCGACGCTCGCGGCCGCGCGTGGTGCGTTCCCGGATCGTCGCCTGGTGCTGGCCTTCCAGCCGCACCGCTTTACCCGTACGCGGGATTGTTTCGAGGATTTCGTGCGCGTGCTCGGCACGGTCGACGCGCTGCTGCTGGCGGAGGTCTATGCGGCCGGCGAGGCGCCGATCGTCGCGGCCGACGGCCGCTCGCTGGCACGCGCCCTGCGTGTCGCAGGCAAGACCGAGCCGGTCTTCGTCGAGGACATCGGCGAGATGCCGGCGCGCATCAAGGAAGTCGCCCGCGATGGCGACGTGGTGATCACCATGGGTGCGGGCTCGATCGGCGGCATTCCCGCGCGGCTCGCGCAGAACTGA
- a CDS encoding D-alanine--D-alanine ligase, translating to MSKEFGKVAVLMGGNSAEREISLISGRAVLEALLSQGVDAHAFDPSERPLWSLKQEGFARAFIVLHGRFGEDGTVQGALETLGIPYTGSGVMASALAMDKWRTKLVWMAAGVPTPRFRLVDAQSQADEVIAELGLPLIIKPAREGSSIGVTKVSQAADFAPALAQALERDPLVIAEEFVTGQELTAAVLGDTALPLVRIEAPEGKYDYQNKYFTDVVRYHCPAGIAAETEAAIRAAGLRAFQVLGCRSWGRGDVILRADGSFAFLEMNTAPGMTSHSLVPMAAREAGLPFETLCLEILRSASLG from the coding sequence GTGAGCAAGGAATTCGGAAAAGTCGCCGTCCTGATGGGCGGCAATTCGGCGGAGCGCGAGATTTCCTTGATCTCCGGTCGCGCCGTGCTCGAGGCCCTGTTGTCGCAAGGTGTGGATGCACACGCCTTCGATCCTTCCGAGCGCCCGCTGTGGTCGCTAAAGCAAGAGGGTTTTGCGCGCGCCTTCATCGTCCTGCACGGTCGCTTCGGCGAAGACGGCACGGTGCAGGGCGCGCTCGAAACCCTGGGCATCCCCTACACCGGCAGTGGCGTGATGGCCTCCGCGCTGGCGATGGACAAGTGGCGCACCAAGCTCGTCTGGATGGCGGCGGGTGTGCCCACGCCGCGTTTCCGCCTGGTCGACGCGCAGAGCCAGGCCGACGAGGTCATCGCCGAACTCGGCCTGCCGCTCATCATCAAGCCGGCGCGCGAAGGCTCTTCGATCGGCGTGACCAAGGTGAGCCAGGCGGCGGACTTCGCACCGGCACTGGCCCAGGCCTTGGAGCGCGACCCGCTGGTGATCGCCGAGGAGTTCGTCACCGGCCAGGAGCTCACCGCTGCCGTGCTGGGCGACACGGCGCTACCGCTGGTGCGCATCGAGGCGCCGGAAGGCAAGTACGACTACCAGAACAAGTACTTCACCGATGTGGTGCGCTACCACTGTCCCGCGGGTATCGCCGCGGAGACCGAGGCCGCGATCCGCGCGGCCGGCCTGCGCGCCTTCCAGGTGCTCGGTTGCCGCAGCTGGGGCCGTGGCGACGTGATTCTGCGTGCCGATGGCAGCTTTGCCTTCCTCGAGATGAACACTGCGCCCGGCATGACCTCGCACTCCTTGGTGCCGATGGCGGCGCGCGAGGCCGGACTCCCCTTCGAGACCCTCTGTCTCGAGATCCTGAGGAGCGCCAGCCTTGGCTGA
- a CDS encoding cell division protein FtsQ/DivIB: protein MAENQPAFGRGRTGGNRRAGEARGFWHRPEWMNLTSDVLLLAASIALGYALVRAALAMPVFNFREVLVISPLSQVTTAQLEYAAQSGLRGNFFSVRLDEARAAFEKLPWVRRAEVRRVWPGTLEVKLEEHVATAYWRTTDSGDMRLVNQYGEVFAAASNAAMPMFSGPEGRAAEVLTRYKEFSERVVPLKLQVSAVALSARDAWQLKLSDGLILDLGRDETKQPVGERLSRFTEVWPAARAHLAQPVKLADLRYPSGFAVRTSAEAPTSKSPPKGKQ, encoded by the coding sequence TTGGCTGAGAACCAGCCTGCCTTCGGCCGCGGCCGCACCGGTGGTAACCGGCGCGCGGGCGAGGCACGCGGCTTCTGGCATCGACCGGAGTGGATGAATCTCACTTCCGATGTCCTGTTGCTCGCGGCCTCGATCGCGCTCGGCTACGCCCTGGTGCGTGCGGCCCTGGCCATGCCGGTCTTCAACTTCCGCGAGGTGCTGGTGATCTCGCCGCTGTCGCAGGTCACGACGGCGCAACTGGAGTACGCCGCACAGTCCGGCCTACGCGGGAATTTCTTCTCCGTGCGTCTGGATGAGGCGCGCGCCGCCTTCGAGAAGCTGCCCTGGGTGCGTCGCGCTGAAGTGCGTCGCGTCTGGCCGGGCACTCTCGAAGTGAAGCTGGAGGAGCACGTCGCAACCGCCTATTGGCGCACGACCGACTCTGGCGATATGCGGCTGGTAAATCAGTACGGCGAAGTCTTCGCCGCGGCGAGCAACGCGGCGATGCCGATGTTCTCCGGACCCGAAGGTCGCGCGGCCGAGGTGCTCACTCGCTACAAGGAATTCTCCGAGCGGGTCGTCCCGCTCAAGCTGCAAGTGTCCGCGGTCGCACTGTCGGCCCGCGATGCGTGGCAACTGAAGTTGTCCGACGGCCTGATCCTCGATCTGGGCCGCGACGAAACCAAACAACCGGTCGGCGAGCGCCTGAGCCGCTTCACCGAAGTCTGGCCTGCGGCGCGCGCGCATCTTGCGCAGCCCGTGAAGCTCGCTGACCTGCGTTACCCCAGCGGCTTCGCTGTTCGCACCAGCGCCGAAGCCCCCACATCGAAATCCCCGCCCAAGGGTAAGCAATGA